One genomic segment of Cystobacter fuscus DSM 2262 includes these proteins:
- the selA gene encoding L-seryl-tRNA(Sec) selenium transferase: MGAPSTDDGGKNARLRALPSIEQLLRRPSLEARLAGIPRARAVAALRLAVASVRERLLQGEERAFEDADVDAALRALSTPNLRPVLNATGVVLHTNLGRAPLALEAVARVASVARGFCNLEYDLEEGERGSRYAPVVELLTQLTGAEDALVVNNCAGAALLMLAALASGREAIVSRGELVEIGGGFRVPDVMKQSGARLVEVGTTNRTRRSDYESALTPDTGVLMKVHRSNFALVGFTAEVEVKELAALGRARGVPVLVDLGSGALVALPGEDFVHEPTVPATVAAGADVVAFSGDKLLGGPQAGILVGRAALLARIRQHPLTRALRVDKMTVSALEATLELYRDGCLEAIPTYRLLTTPAPVLEARARRLLSLLTPKGIHARVAPVSGQVGGGAMPAARLPSFACVLNFNQPAAFLECLRKADVPVIGRISDGDVVLDVRCLAEEDLEPVAEAVAMASQGRQPC, translated from the coding sequence GTGGGTGCACCCTCGACCGACGACGGGGGGAAGAACGCGCGGTTGCGCGCACTCCCCTCCATCGAGCAGCTCCTCCGTCGCCCCTCCCTGGAGGCGCGGCTGGCGGGCATTCCTCGCGCCCGGGCCGTCGCCGCGCTCCGTCTGGCCGTGGCGTCCGTGCGCGAGCGGCTGCTCCAGGGCGAGGAGCGAGCGTTCGAGGACGCGGACGTGGACGCGGCCCTGCGCGCCCTGTCCACCCCGAACCTGAGGCCCGTGCTCAACGCCACCGGGGTGGTGCTGCACACCAACCTCGGCCGGGCTCCCCTCGCGCTGGAGGCCGTGGCGCGCGTGGCCAGCGTGGCGCGCGGCTTCTGCAACCTCGAGTATGACCTGGAGGAGGGCGAGCGCGGCAGCCGCTACGCCCCCGTCGTCGAGCTGCTCACCCAGCTCACTGGCGCCGAGGACGCCCTGGTGGTGAACAACTGCGCGGGCGCGGCGCTGCTGATGCTCGCCGCGCTGGCCTCGGGCCGCGAGGCGATCGTGTCGCGCGGCGAACTGGTGGAGATCGGTGGCGGCTTCCGCGTGCCCGACGTGATGAAGCAATCCGGGGCCCGGCTCGTGGAGGTGGGCACCACCAACCGCACCCGGCGCTCGGATTATGAGTCCGCCCTCACGCCGGACACCGGTGTGTTGATGAAGGTGCACCGCTCCAACTTCGCCCTGGTGGGCTTCACCGCCGAGGTGGAGGTCAAGGAGCTGGCGGCGCTCGGCCGCGCGCGCGGCGTGCCCGTGCTGGTGGACCTGGGCTCGGGGGCCCTGGTGGCGCTGCCGGGCGAGGACTTCGTCCACGAGCCCACCGTTCCCGCCACCGTCGCCGCGGGCGCCGACGTGGTGGCCTTCTCCGGCGACAAGCTGCTGGGGGGGCCCCAGGCGGGCATCCTCGTGGGCCGCGCCGCGCTGCTCGCCCGCATCCGTCAACACCCGCTCACCCGGGCCCTGCGCGTCGACAAGATGACGGTCTCCGCGCTGGAAGCCACCCTGGAGCTGTACCGGGATGGCTGCCTGGAGGCGATTCCCACCTACCGGCTGCTCACCACGCCCGCGCCCGTGTTGGAAGCGCGCGCGCGGCGGCTGCTCTCCCTGTTGACCCCCAAAGGCATTCATGCCCGGGTCGCGCCTGTTTCCGGACAGGTAGGTGGAGGGGCCATGCCCGCGGCCCGGTTGCCTTCTTTCGCGTGCGTCCTCAATTTCAATCAGCCAGCCGCTTTCCTGGAATGTCTTCGGAAAGCGGACGTTCCGGTGATCGGGCGGATCTCGGACGGGGATGTCGTACTCGATGTCCGCTGCCTGGCGGAGGAGGACCTCGAGCCGGTTGCTGAAGCCGTCGCCATGGCTTCACAGGGAAGGCAGCCATGTTGA
- a CDS encoding HNH endonuclease, producing the protein MLNSAVLVLNRNYQPVHVTSVKRAVLLLYLGVAKAIDSQYRLYEFEDWAALSATTAHDSISTVDRRIRVPRVVVLSAYEYLPRGRVRFSRLNIYARDHDTCQYCARQLPRSELNLDHVMPRSQGGKTSWENVVCSCVPCNLRKGGRTPEQAGIKLLRTPVRPRWTPFFRGASRRVTYREWLPFLNLADASYWNVELLDD; encoded by the coding sequence ATGTTGAACAGCGCCGTTCTGGTGTTGAACCGCAACTATCAGCCTGTTCACGTCACCTCGGTGAAGCGGGCCGTCCTGCTGCTCTACCTCGGGGTGGCCAAGGCGATCGACTCGCAGTACCGGCTCTACGAGTTCGAGGACTGGGCGGCCCTGAGCGCCACCACCGCCCATGACTCCATCAGCACCGTGGATCGGCGCATCCGCGTGCCCCGCGTGGTGGTGCTCTCCGCCTACGAGTACCTGCCCCGCGGCCGGGTGCGCTTCTCCCGCCTCAACATCTACGCGCGCGACCACGACACCTGCCAGTACTGCGCCCGGCAGCTCCCGCGCTCGGAGCTGAACCTGGACCACGTCATGCCCCGCTCCCAGGGTGGCAAGACGAGCTGGGAGAACGTGGTGTGCTCCTGCGTGCCCTGTAACCTGCGCAAGGGGGGCCGCACGCCGGAGCAGGCGGGCATCAAGCTCCTGCGCACCCCGGTCCGGCCTCGTTGGACGCCCTTCTTTCGCGGCGCGTCTCGGCGCGTCACCTACCGGGAGTGGTTGCCGTTCCTCAACCTGGCCGATGCGTCGTACTGGAACGTAGAATTGCTCGATGACTGA
- a CDS encoding P-loop NTPase, with protein sequence MEPTGTVRARPHRIIAVGGGKGGIGKSLVSSNLGVALAARGQRVLLVDADLGGANLHTCLGVGQPTATLSDFLLRPKSRLEDVIVPTGVPNLSLIAGALDVLDAANIKYAHKQRLLRSLQTQSVDYLILDLGAGSSFNTLDFFIIADHGVLVLLPEPTSVENAYRFVKAAFFRRLQQVESEYGIERLVERALSTREGASRTPLEIVQHVRQTSPTLAAKLEKELAAFRVKLVLNQARTDADVKVNAAVVAAWKKFFGLEMDDFGAIRYDDEAWRAVRKRRPIVLDKPDSPSALGIQSIADRLLALDGVTSP encoded by the coding sequence GTGGAACCCACGGGCACCGTGCGTGCCCGCCCCCACCGCATCATCGCGGTGGGCGGCGGCAAGGGTGGAATCGGCAAATCGCTCGTGTCCTCCAATCTGGGAGTCGCGCTGGCCGCGCGAGGACAACGCGTGCTGTTGGTGGACGCGGATCTCGGTGGGGCCAACCTCCACACGTGCCTGGGCGTGGGCCAGCCCACGGCGACGCTGTCCGACTTCCTGCTGCGCCCCAAGTCGCGGCTGGAGGACGTCATCGTGCCCACGGGCGTGCCCAACCTGTCGCTGATCGCCGGCGCGCTGGACGTGTTGGACGCGGCCAACATCAAGTACGCCCACAAGCAGCGGCTGCTGCGCAGCCTGCAGACCCAGTCCGTGGACTATCTCATCCTCGATCTGGGCGCGGGCTCGAGCTTCAACACGCTCGACTTCTTCATCATCGCCGACCATGGCGTGCTGGTGCTGCTGCCCGAGCCCACCTCGGTGGAGAACGCCTACCGCTTCGTCAAGGCCGCCTTCTTCCGGCGCCTGCAGCAGGTGGAGTCGGAGTACGGCATCGAGCGGCTGGTGGAGCGCGCCCTGTCCACCCGCGAGGGCGCGAGCCGCACGCCGCTGGAGATCGTCCAGCACGTGCGCCAGACGAGCCCCACGCTCGCCGCGAAGCTGGAGAAGGAGCTGGCCGCCTTCCGGGTGAAGCTGGTGCTCAATCAGGCCCGCACGGACGCGGACGTGAAGGTGAATGCCGCGGTGGTGGCCGCGTGGAAGAAGTTCTTCGGCCTCGAGATGGATGATTTCGGCGCCATCCGTTACGACGACGAGGCCTGGCGCGCGGTGCGCAAGCGCCGTCCCATCGTGCTGGACAAGCCGGATTCCCCCTCCGCCCTGGGCATCCAGAGCATCGCCGACCGTTTGTTGGCTCTCGACGGAGTGACTTCCCCATGA
- a CDS encoding helix-turn-helix domain-containing protein: MNHFEQQSYYELLEVPVSASQAQILGAYTQAMETYAPDSIAVYTLVDPGQLEALHERLAKARDVLCTLERRLEYDRQLGVTRTPEELALLRGEDLARAAAPQTPAPESSEIEALELLETEVVVEDPSAAQVVPVAEAPPVAEAPAVETAPEQVATPVAEVAPIVEPAPMVDAASVVVDLTAMLEAAPVGEEPSVIVEPSAVTPPPPPPPEALLPETQAGTKPVVHARPSAPARRHGGVIPPPLPARPGLRPPPARPTAESSRAVSRPPPAQPPGDASALPPAATPPAAESSPNPASMKGRDSRTRLKTVVDISTEAEFNGELLRQVREGRNLSPHSLADRTRISVRHVENIEADRYDQLPAPVYLRGMLMSMARELGLDPLRVSRSYMALASSEDRKKR, from the coding sequence ATGAACCACTTCGAGCAACAGTCGTATTACGAACTGCTGGAGGTTCCCGTTTCCGCTTCACAGGCGCAGATCCTCGGCGCCTATACCCAGGCCATGGAGACGTACGCGCCGGATTCCATCGCCGTGTACACGCTGGTGGACCCGGGGCAGCTCGAGGCCCTGCATGAGCGCCTCGCCAAGGCCCGGGACGTGCTCTGCACGCTGGAGCGTCGCCTGGAGTATGACCGGCAGCTCGGGGTGACGCGGACTCCGGAGGAGCTGGCCCTGCTGCGGGGCGAGGACCTCGCGCGCGCGGCCGCCCCCCAGACGCCGGCCCCCGAGAGTTCCGAGATCGAGGCCCTGGAACTGCTCGAGACGGAAGTGGTGGTGGAGGATCCGTCCGCGGCACAGGTGGTGCCGGTGGCCGAGGCCCCGCCCGTGGCGGAAGCCCCCGCCGTCGAGACCGCGCCGGAGCAGGTGGCCACGCCCGTGGCGGAAGTGGCCCCCATCGTCGAGCCCGCGCCCATGGTGGACGCGGCCTCGGTGGTGGTGGACCTGACGGCCATGCTGGAGGCCGCGCCGGTGGGGGAGGAGCCCTCCGTCATCGTCGAGCCCTCGGCCGTGACTCCGCCCCCGCCTCCGCCTCCGGAGGCCCTGCTGCCCGAGACCCAGGCGGGCACGAAGCCCGTCGTCCACGCGCGGCCCTCCGCGCCGGCGAGAAGGCACGGTGGCGTCATTCCGCCTCCCTTGCCCGCGCGCCCGGGCTTGCGCCCGCCTCCCGCCCGCCCCACGGCGGAGTCGTCGCGCGCCGTGAGCCGTCCGCCCCCGGCCCAGCCGCCCGGCGACGCCTCGGCGCTCCCCCCGGCGGCGACCCCTCCCGCCGCCGAGTCGTCGCCCAATCCCGCGTCGATGAAGGGGCGCGACTCGCGCACCCGCCTCAAGACGGTCGTCGACATCTCGACCGAGGCCGAGTTCAACGGCGAGCTGCTGCGTCAGGTGCGCGAGGGCCGTAACCTCTCGCCCCACTCCCTGGCCGATCGCACCCGCATCTCCGTGCGGCACGTGGAGAACATCGAGGCGGATCGCTACGATCAGCTGCCCGCGCCCGTCTATCTGCGCGGCATGCTGATGAGCATGGCCCGGGAACTCGGGCTGGATCCCCTCCGGGTGTCGCGCAGCTACATGGCCCTTGCTTCCTCGGAGGATAGGAAAAAGCGCTGA
- a CDS encoding RluA family pseudouridine synthase has translation MVGPAVREQLAPPEARGERLDQVLARVFPEFTRSRLQGLIESGHAQVDGKPAKVSLRLKGGERLTLEVPAPTPALPVAEELPLTVLREDKDLVVVDKAAGMVVHPGAGHASGTLVNALLHRVKDLAGVGGELRPGIVHRLDKDTTGCLVVAKHETALVALQKSFKTRTVEKTYLALVHGSPKAAEGRIETLYGRHPVHRQRFTGKVKEGKPALTVYRVLESFEGAALVEVDLLTGRTHQIRVHLAELGHPLLGDTLYGAGRKPKGLAGAAQDTVGRQALHAWKLSFPHPRTGKVLRVEAPLPPDFTAALALLRGR, from the coding sequence TTGGTAGGCCCCGCCGTGCGCGAGCAGCTGGCCCCGCCCGAAGCCCGGGGTGAGCGGTTGGATCAAGTGCTCGCGCGCGTGTTCCCCGAGTTCACGCGCTCGCGCCTGCAGGGTCTCATCGAGTCCGGCCACGCCCAGGTCGACGGCAAGCCCGCCAAGGTCTCCCTGCGGCTCAAGGGCGGCGAGCGGCTCACCCTCGAGGTTCCCGCCCCCACGCCGGCCCTGCCGGTGGCCGAGGAGCTGCCCCTCACGGTGCTGCGCGAGGACAAGGACCTGGTGGTGGTGGACAAGGCCGCGGGCATGGTGGTGCACCCGGGCGCGGGCCATGCCTCGGGGACGCTCGTCAACGCGCTGCTGCACCGCGTGAAGGACCTGGCCGGAGTGGGCGGCGAGCTGCGCCCTGGCATCGTCCACCGGCTCGACAAGGACACCACCGGCTGCCTGGTCGTGGCCAAGCACGAGACCGCTCTGGTGGCGCTGCAGAAGTCCTTCAAGACGCGCACCGTGGAGAAGACGTACCTGGCGCTCGTGCACGGCTCGCCCAAGGCCGCCGAGGGCCGCATCGAAACGCTCTACGGCCGTCACCCCGTGCACCGCCAGCGCTTCACCGGCAAGGTGAAGGAGGGCAAGCCCGCCCTCACCGTGTACCGGGTGCTCGAGTCCTTCGAGGGCGCCGCGCTGGTGGAGGTGGATCTGCTCACCGGCCGCACGCACCAGATTCGCGTGCACCTGGCCGAGCTCGGCCACCCCCTGCTGGGTGACACCCTGTACGGCGCGGGCCGCAAGCCCAAGGGCCTGGCCGGGGCGGCGCAGGACACTGTCGGCCGTCAGGCCCTGCATGCCTGGAAGCTGTCGTTTCCTCACCCCCGGACGGGCAAGGTGCTGCGCGTGGAGGCGCCCCTGCCTCCGGACTTCACCGCCGCGCTCGCGCTGCTGCGCGGCCGTTAG
- the sugE gene encoding quaternary ammonium compound efflux SMR transporter SugE, protein MAWVMLVIAGLFEVGWSIGLKYTEGFTRVVPTVLTLVALAASMVLLSLSVRTLPIGTAYAVWVGIGALGAAVLGIVLFHEPVTPARVFFLALLLVAIIGLKITSGVGK, encoded by the coding sequence ATGGCGTGGGTGATGCTCGTCATCGCGGGGTTGTTCGAGGTCGGCTGGTCCATCGGGCTCAAGTACACCGAGGGGTTCACCCGGGTGGTGCCCACGGTGCTGACGCTCGTGGCCCTCGCCGCCAGCATGGTGTTGTTGTCGCTCTCGGTGCGCACGCTGCCCATCGGCACCGCCTATGCCGTCTGGGTGGGCATCGGCGCCCTGGGCGCCGCCGTGCTGGGCATCGTCCTCTTCCACGAGCCGGTGACCCCCGCGCGTGTCTTCTTCCTCGCACTGCTCCTCGTGGCCATCATTGGCTTGAAGATCACCAGCGGAGTGGGGAAGTAG
- a CDS encoding NAD(P)/FAD-dependent oxidoreductase, protein MASSSSSDSSSSRFPRVAVIGAGLAGLTLARILTEMGLSVKVFDKGRSPAGRMSTRREDGSSFDHGAQYFTARDEGFQRQVETWVEQGIAAEWRARFGTLDNGALTLKDEGPVRYVGVPGMSALAQAFASRVDVRCGVRVEHVRREQEAWALTSETGEALGTFHAVVAAVPAPQAVPLLAGSPELSARVAGVRMEPCWSVMASFDTPVPLAVDGAFIHGSPLSWAARDNSKPGRPAGERWVLHATPDFSREHLEDAPEAVAPLLVEAFSRAAGVDVRPVKAVAHRWRYAQAEPPLTEGALFDEKRGLGACGDWCAGSRVEGAYLSGMALSRRIVFWRS, encoded by the coding sequence ATGGCTTCCTCAAGCTCCTCGGACTCGTCTTCCTCGCGCTTTCCCCGTGTGGCCGTCATCGGCGCGGGACTCGCGGGCCTCACGCTCGCCCGGATCCTCACGGAGATGGGCCTCTCGGTGAAGGTCTTCGACAAGGGCCGGAGCCCCGCGGGCCGGATGTCCACGCGACGCGAGGACGGGAGCAGTTTCGACCATGGCGCCCAGTACTTCACCGCGCGCGACGAGGGCTTCCAGCGGCAGGTGGAGACGTGGGTGGAGCAGGGGATCGCCGCCGAGTGGCGCGCGCGCTTCGGCACCCTGGACAACGGCGCGCTCACGCTCAAGGACGAGGGCCCGGTGCGCTACGTGGGTGTCCCCGGAATGAGCGCCCTGGCCCAGGCCTTCGCCTCGCGCGTGGACGTGCGCTGCGGCGTGCGGGTGGAGCACGTCCGGCGCGAGCAGGAGGCGTGGGCGCTCACGTCCGAGACGGGCGAGGCCCTGGGCACTTTCCACGCCGTGGTGGCCGCCGTCCCCGCGCCGCAGGCGGTGCCCCTGCTGGCCGGCTCGCCCGAGCTCTCCGCGCGCGTGGCGGGCGTGCGCATGGAGCCATGCTGGTCGGTGATGGCGAGCTTCGACACTCCCGTGCCGCTGGCCGTGGATGGGGCCTTCATCCACGGCTCGCCCCTGTCCTGGGCCGCCCGGGACAACAGCAAGCCGGGCCGGCCCGCGGGCGAGCGCTGGGTGCTGCACGCCACCCCGGACTTCTCCCGCGAGCACCTGGAGGACGCCCCCGAGGCCGTGGCGCCCCTGCTCGTCGAGGCGTTTTCCCGCGCGGCGGGGGTGGACGTCCGCCCGGTGAAGGCCGTGGCCCACCGCTGGCGCTACGCCCAGGCCGAGCCCCCTCTCACCGAGGGGGCCCTCTTCGACGAGAAGCGCGGACTCGGGGCGTGTGGCGACTGGTGCGCGGGCTCACGGGTCGAGGGCGCCTACCTGAGCGGCATGGCGCTCTCCCGGCGCATCGTGTTCTGGCGGTCGTGA
- a CDS encoding DUF885 domain-containing protein: protein MPSSRFLAPLLLVLSLGACATPSATVSSPPPAADSRTGGDADQRLLTFLDAAFEERLALSPEGLTYQGSKQSYDRLDDYTEAGAHKQQELAEQQLARMKREFDESALSPASRLSYRLFEDLVTRGRERLRWYSHGFPVTNSSNPTSNIPVFLINAHRVGSVSDARAYVARLREVPRVMKEISERMRAQAARGIVPPKFVFAPVEADARRVLSGAPFGTGADSAVWADFQKKVGALEAPADEKARLLDEAREALKGPFKSGYETLLATIAEVGRQAKGNDGAWSLPDGAAYYADQLRFFTTTEMTPEEIHAAGLAEVERIHGEMAVIQKQVGFQGSLQDFFAHVKADARSHYPNTEEGRQAYLEDARRFIAQAMKEAPRLFHRLPRAALEVRAVEPWRQETAPVAFYNSPAPDGSRPGIYYVNLADMNQVLKPQIEGITYHEAAPGHHFQIAFAQELEGMPKFRRFGYYGAYIEGWGLYAEKLARELGFYADPYSRFGQLSLELWRATRLVTDSGMHAKRWSREQAIEYFKKNTLLSDRDIVKEVERYLVWPGQATSYKVGELRLLALRARAQEALGPGFDVRDFHQVVLGNGSLPLDILSEQVEAYIAAKRVPAAR from the coding sequence GTGCCGTCCTCCCGATTCCTCGCGCCGCTGCTGCTCGTGCTGTCGCTCGGCGCGTGCGCGACCCCTTCCGCCACGGTCTCGTCCCCGCCCCCCGCGGCGGACTCAAGGACAGGCGGCGACGCCGATCAACGCCTGCTCACCTTCCTGGACGCGGCCTTCGAGGAGCGCCTCGCGCTCAGCCCCGAGGGCCTCACCTACCAGGGCTCGAAGCAGTCCTATGATCGGCTCGACGACTACACCGAGGCGGGGGCGCACAAGCAGCAGGAGCTGGCCGAGCAGCAGCTCGCCCGGATGAAGCGGGAGTTCGATGAGAGCGCCTTGAGCCCCGCCTCGCGCCTGTCCTACCGACTCTTCGAGGACCTGGTCACCCGGGGCCGGGAGCGGCTGCGGTGGTACTCGCACGGCTTCCCCGTCACCAACAGCTCGAACCCGACCAGCAACATCCCGGTGTTCCTCATCAACGCGCACCGGGTGGGCTCGGTGAGCGATGCGCGGGCGTACGTGGCGCGCCTGCGCGAGGTGCCACGGGTCATGAAGGAGATCTCCGAGCGGATGCGGGCGCAGGCGGCCCGGGGCATCGTCCCGCCGAAGTTCGTCTTCGCGCCGGTCGAGGCCGATGCCCGCCGGGTGCTCTCCGGCGCGCCGTTCGGTACGGGAGCGGACAGCGCGGTGTGGGCGGACTTCCAGAAGAAGGTGGGCGCGCTCGAGGCGCCCGCGGACGAGAAGGCCCGGCTGCTCGACGAGGCACGCGAGGCCCTGAAGGGTCCGTTCAAGAGCGGCTACGAGACGCTCCTCGCGACGATCGCCGAGGTGGGTCGGCAGGCGAAGGGCAATGATGGCGCGTGGAGCCTGCCCGACGGCGCGGCCTACTACGCCGACCAGCTGCGCTTCTTCACGACCACGGAGATGACGCCTGAGGAGATCCACGCGGCGGGGCTGGCGGAGGTGGAGCGCATCCACGGCGAGATGGCGGTCATCCAGAAGCAGGTGGGCTTCCAGGGCTCGCTCCAGGACTTCTTCGCCCACGTGAAGGCGGATGCGCGCTCGCACTATCCGAACACCGAGGAGGGCCGACAGGCCTATCTGGAGGACGCGCGGCGGTTCATCGCCCAGGCCATGAAGGAGGCCCCCCGCCTGTTCCACCGCCTGCCCCGGGCGGCGCTCGAGGTGCGTGCGGTCGAGCCCTGGCGGCAGGAGACGGCGCCGGTGGCCTTCTACAACTCGCCGGCTCCGGATGGCTCCCGGCCCGGCATCTACTACGTCAACCTCGCGGACATGAACCAGGTGCTCAAGCCGCAGATCGAGGGCATCACCTACCATGAGGCGGCGCCCGGCCATCACTTCCAGATCGCCTTCGCGCAGGAGCTCGAGGGCATGCCGAAGTTCCGTCGCTTCGGCTACTACGGCGCCTACATCGAGGGCTGGGGCCTGTACGCCGAGAAGCTCGCGCGGGAGCTGGGCTTCTACGCGGACCCCTACTCCCGCTTCGGCCAGCTGTCGCTGGAGCTGTGGCGGGCGACCCGGCTCGTCACGGACTCGGGCATGCACGCGAAGCGCTGGTCGCGCGAGCAGGCCATCGAGTACTTCAAGAAGAACACGCTGCTGAGCGACCGGGACATCGTCAAGGAAGTGGAGCGCTACCTCGTGTGGCCCGGGCAGGCGACGAGCTACAAGGTGGGCGAGCTGCGCCTGCTGGCGTTGCGCGCCCGGGCGCAGGAGGCGCTCGGGCCGGGCTTCGACGTGCGGGACTTCCACCAGGTCGTGCTCGGCAATGGCTCGCTGCCGCTCGACATCCTGAGCGAGCAGGTGGAGGCGTACATCGCGGCGAAGCGCGTGCCCGCGGCCCGCTGA
- a CDS encoding HD-GYP domain-containing protein, translated as MAENLKVALGAQGQTENLSEVGRAYSEKLQTLARGLISGLYMLIRSVKMYDPENSVFEKPLLQLQDIINQIISKEGRLELVGVKESYYLNNMLVKVDLNSIDNQRYLLAEMRSKDVGGISLTKIITVQELKNFIWIFSKEQLSSADEDGLADRKLLNMKVARYSRLREKLSQEEDEKQDQKVDRKKYAMTVYARAVFFLTRYLESVQTGKPLNTSRALRLVQDFVDISFEQRTHFLGMTTMKRELDYLVYHQVNVCLMSIVFGQELGLTKPQLRDLGYIALFHDAGMATIPEELATKKGALSAEEKAIIQKAPLISIRNILMEKGFSRSTLLRVVTTFEHKADFGTAVRDARGDIQMIIPKTNLGAYAKIIAICAAYDALTSKRPYRDAYGPEVALMLMWTEMRNKFDPELLQVFMRVMAIQPVKVLSRRQQTMTLGGL; from the coding sequence ATGGCGGAGAACCTGAAGGTCGCGCTCGGAGCCCAGGGCCAGACCGAGAACCTCAGCGAGGTGGGCCGCGCCTACTCGGAGAAGCTGCAGACGCTGGCGCGGGGCCTCATCTCGGGCCTGTACATGCTCATCCGCTCGGTGAAGATGTACGACCCGGAGAACTCGGTCTTCGAGAAGCCGCTGTTGCAGCTCCAGGACATCATCAACCAGATCATCTCCAAGGAAGGCCGGCTGGAGCTGGTGGGCGTCAAGGAGTCGTACTACCTCAACAACATGCTGGTGAAGGTGGACCTCAACTCCATCGACAACCAGCGCTACCTGCTCGCGGAGATGCGCTCCAAGGACGTGGGCGGCATCTCGCTCACCAAGATCATCACCGTGCAGGAGCTGAAGAACTTCATCTGGATCTTCAGCAAGGAGCAGCTCTCGTCGGCCGACGAGGACGGGCTGGCGGACCGCAAGCTGCTCAACATGAAGGTGGCCAGGTACTCGCGGCTCCGGGAGAAGCTCAGCCAGGAGGAGGACGAGAAGCAGGACCAGAAGGTGGACCGCAAGAAGTACGCGATGACGGTCTACGCGCGCGCGGTGTTCTTCCTCACGCGCTACCTGGAGTCGGTGCAGACGGGCAAGCCGCTGAACACCTCGCGGGCGCTGCGGCTGGTGCAGGACTTCGTGGACATCTCGTTCGAGCAGCGCACGCACTTCCTGGGCATGACGACGATGAAGCGCGAGCTGGACTATCTCGTGTACCACCAGGTGAACGTGTGCCTGATGAGCATCGTGTTCGGGCAGGAGCTGGGCCTGACCAAGCCCCAGCTCAGAGATCTGGGCTACATCGCGCTCTTCCACGACGCGGGCATGGCGACCATCCCCGAGGAGCTGGCCACCAAGAAGGGCGCGCTGAGCGCGGAGGAGAAGGCCATCATCCAGAAGGCGCCGCTCATCTCCATCCGCAACATCCTGATGGAGAAGGGCTTCTCGCGCTCGACGCTGCTGCGCGTGGTGACCACGTTCGAGCACAAGGCGGACTTCGGCACCGCGGTGCGCGACGCGCGGGGCGACATCCAGATGATCATCCCCAAGACGAACCTGGGGGCGTACGCGAAGATCATCGCCATCTGCGCGGCGTATGACGCGCTCACCTCCAAGCGGCCCTACCGCGACGCGTACGGTCCGGAGGTGGCGCTGATGCTCATGTGGACGGAGATGCGCAACAAGTTCGATCCGGAGCTGCTCCAGGTCTTCATGCGGGTGATGGCCATCCAGCCGGTGAAGGTCCTCAGCCGCCGCCAGCAGACGATGACGCTCGGCGGGCTGTGA